The following are encoded together in the Desulfobotulus pelophilus genome:
- a CDS encoding mechanosensitive ion channel family protein: protein MATVDSIFLQVQGFLALYGLRVLAALTILIIGRIIAGSIRRVLQKTMEKSKTDPTLSGFLTSIVYFGILTFVIIAALGKLGVQTASFIAIIGAAGLAVGRALQGSLSNFAAGVLMIVFRHFRVGDYIKGGGTAGTVQNIGIFTTELTTPDNKKVLVPNARLTGDNIINYSVTGTRRVDMIFRVSYKEDIDKVKKIIKEVLEQEARLLPEPAPPHRPVFSDSSLNFSVRPWVNSSDYWSVLFALNEAIKKRFDEESISIPYPQQDVHPHTIHQY from the coding sequence ATGGCAACGGTTGATTCCATATTTCTTCAGGTTCAGGGTTTTCTGGCCCTCTATGGCTTACGGGTTCTGGCTGCTCTGACTATTCTCATTATTGGCCGTATCATTGCAGGATCCATACGAAGGGTTCTGCAGAAGACCATGGAAAAATCAAAAACAGATCCTACCCTTTCCGGATTTCTCACCAGTATCGTTTATTTTGGCATCCTGACCTTTGTCATCATTGCAGCACTGGGCAAACTGGGTGTTCAGACCGCTTCCTTTATTGCCATTATCGGTGCCGCCGGTCTGGCCGTCGGTCGCGCTCTTCAGGGCTCCTTATCCAACTTTGCTGCAGGCGTGCTTATGATTGTTTTCCGTCATTTTCGCGTGGGAGACTATATTAAAGGCGGTGGCACTGCCGGTACGGTACAGAATATCGGCATATTTACAACGGAGCTGACAACGCCGGACAACAAGAAGGTTCTTGTACCCAATGCCAGGCTGACGGGAGATAATATTATTAACTATTCTGTGACAGGGACCAGAAGGGTGGACATGATATTCAGAGTAAGCTACAAGGAAGACATTGATAAGGTCAAAAAAATCATAAAAGAAGTACTGGAACAAGAAGCCCGACTTCTTCCAGAACCCGCCCCCCCTCATCGCCCTGTCTTTAGCGACAGCAGCCTGAACTTTTCCGTCCGTCCGTGGGTGAACAGTTCGGATTACTGGTCCGTTCTCTTTGCCTTGAATGAGGCCATTAAAAAACGTTTCGACGAAGAAAGTATTTCCATTCCCTATCCCCAACAGGACGTCCACCCGCACACCATCCATCAGTACTGA